The following are encoded together in the Actinoplanes sp. N902-109 genome:
- a CDS encoding response regulator transcription factor: MRLLVVEDEEDLAEGLRAGLTRTGYAVDVAGTSAQAYDRLIVNEYDLMLLDVNLPDGDGFALCRSLRDGTLRTPGDHDVRVLMLTARGRVEDRVRGLDEGADDYLVKPFALAELLARVRALLRRDTNGSSAVVRAGDLVLDVARHTVTRAGEPLTLTPKEFGILEYLMHRPGHVVSSEELLEHVWDANADPFTQTVRVTVGTLRRKLGEGSIDTVVSRGYRLRTPS; this comes from the coding sequence ATGCGGTTGCTGGTGGTGGAGGACGAGGAAGATCTGGCCGAGGGGCTGCGGGCGGGGCTGACCCGGACCGGGTACGCGGTGGACGTCGCCGGCACCTCGGCGCAGGCCTACGACCGGCTGATCGTCAACGAGTACGACCTCATGCTGCTCGACGTCAACCTGCCCGACGGCGACGGGTTCGCGCTGTGCCGCTCGCTGCGGGACGGCACCCTGCGGACCCCGGGCGACCATGACGTACGGGTCCTGATGCTCACCGCCCGCGGCCGCGTCGAGGACCGGGTCCGCGGTCTCGACGAGGGCGCCGACGACTACCTGGTCAAGCCGTTCGCGCTGGCCGAGCTGCTGGCCCGGGTCCGGGCCCTGCTGCGCCGCGACACCAACGGGTCGTCGGCGGTGGTGCGGGCCGGCGATCTGGTGCTCGACGTCGCCCGGCACACGGTGACCAGGGCCGGTGAGCCGCTGACGCTGACGCCCAAGGAGTTCGGCATCCTGGAGTACCTGATGCACCGCCCCGGGCACGTGGTGTCGAGCGAGGAACTGCTCGAGCACGTGTGGGACGCCAACGCCGACCCGTTCACCCAGACCGTCCGGGTCACCGTCGGCACGCTGCGCCGCAAGCTCGGCGAGGGCTCGATCGACACCGTGGTGAGCCGCGGCTACCGGCTGCGGACGCCGTCATGA
- a CDS encoding pitrilysin family protein, giving the protein MSAQPAPVAETGYPWPIETARLDNGLRVVVSEDHTAPVVGVNLWYDVGSRHEPDGQTGFAHLFEHLMFEGSQHVAKTEHMRYIQGAGGTLNATTNPDRTNYFETLPAEHLELALWLEADRMGGLVPALTQETLDNQREVVKNERRQRYENVPYGDAWLRLLALLYPPGHPYHHPTIGSMADLNAAALETFQAFHARYYAPNNAVLSVVGDVTPADVFALAEKYFGSIEPVAGIPAAPSGHLPGPATSPVSETVTGTVPAPRVYLSHRTHPFGTAGYDAITVLASVLGSGRGSRLYQRLADGARIAQPDYIAAYGVDLAHAPAPLIITATAKDGVDIGTLTDGVAEVVASMATEPVTDAELDRAKALLTTSWWRQMATVAGRADALSRYATQFGDPAVAAYRLPQWQAVTAGDIADAARTLDPASRVTLTYLPEGDA; this is encoded by the coding sequence GTGTCTGCTCAGCCCGCGCCGGTCGCCGAGACCGGCTATCCGTGGCCCATCGAAACCGCACGCCTGGACAACGGGCTGCGGGTCGTCGTCAGCGAGGACCACACGGCTCCCGTGGTGGGGGTCAATCTCTGGTACGACGTCGGATCCCGGCACGAACCGGACGGCCAGACCGGCTTCGCGCACCTCTTCGAGCACCTCATGTTCGAGGGCTCGCAGCACGTCGCCAAGACCGAGCACATGCGCTACATCCAGGGCGCCGGTGGCACGCTCAACGCCACCACCAACCCGGACCGCACCAACTACTTCGAGACGCTGCCGGCCGAGCACCTCGAGCTCGCGCTCTGGCTGGAGGCCGACCGGATGGGCGGGCTGGTGCCCGCGCTCACCCAGGAGACCCTGGACAACCAGCGCGAGGTCGTGAAGAACGAACGGCGCCAGCGCTACGAGAACGTGCCCTACGGCGACGCCTGGCTGCGGCTGCTGGCCCTGCTCTACCCACCGGGCCACCCCTATCACCACCCGACGATCGGGTCGATGGCCGACCTCAACGCCGCCGCCCTGGAGACGTTCCAGGCGTTCCACGCGCGCTACTACGCCCCGAACAACGCTGTGCTGTCGGTGGTCGGTGACGTCACGCCGGCCGACGTGTTCGCGCTCGCGGAGAAGTACTTCGGCTCGATCGAGCCGGTGGCCGGCATCCCGGCCGCACCCTCGGGCCACCTGCCCGGCCCCGCCACCAGCCCGGTGAGCGAGACCGTCACCGGCACCGTCCCGGCACCGCGGGTCTACCTGTCGCACCGCACCCACCCGTTCGGCACCGCCGGGTACGACGCGATCACCGTGCTCGCCTCGGTGCTGGGCAGCGGCCGGGGCAGCCGGCTCTACCAGCGGCTGGCCGACGGCGCCCGGATCGCCCAGCCCGACTACATCGCCGCGTACGGGGTGGACCTCGCGCACGCACCGGCACCGCTGATCATCACGGCCACCGCCAAGGACGGCGTGGACATCGGCACGCTCACCGACGGGGTCGCCGAGGTGGTCGCGAGCATGGCCACCGAGCCGGTCACCGACGCCGAACTCGACCGGGCCAAGGCGCTGCTGACCACCTCGTGGTGGCGGCAGATGGCCACGGTGGCCGGCCGGGCCGACGCGCTGAGCCGCTATGCCACCCAGTTCGGCGATCCGGCCGTGGCGGCGTACCGGTTGCCGCAGTGGCAGGCGGTCACCGCCGGCGACATCGCCGACGCCGCCCGGACCCTCGATCCGGCATCCCGGGTCACGCTGACCTACCTCCCGGAAGGGGACGCCTGA
- a CDS encoding pitrilysin family protein, producing the protein MSLVETRPQPGEARPYAFPEIRRQALAGGQVVAAHMPGQLLATATLLLDAGAAREPSGREGTAGVLAKSLEEGTTARDSAGYALALEGLGAELSTSVDWDSFRVGVSVPVGLLPQAVRLMAEAARTPRLEPVDVARVRDDEATALRMDWAQPGPRADAALRADLFGAGERYGRPLNGDPDSVAAVTVEDVVSFHEAWLQRPGVLLVAGDLNRLDLGELAAAAFAGTAGAQPTVGGPLGVPAGTARRVLLVDRPGSVQSTLRLGHRAPERAHPDYVPITLAATVLGGAFTSRLNHLIREVKGYTYGIRADFAMTRRFGRFGVSSSVQTAVTAPALVDTVGEIARTHAGGVTEEELAVARTWRAGSLSVDMQTPSSIAGALATLVIHDLPDDYYPTLRTKLLETTAEEVSAAAAAHLQPDALTLVVEGDAALIRDELVASEIGEVVDVGR; encoded by the coding sequence ATGAGCCTCGTCGAGACGCGACCACAGCCGGGCGAGGCACGCCCGTACGCGTTCCCCGAGATCCGCCGGCAGGCGCTGGCCGGTGGCCAGGTCGTCGCCGCGCACATGCCCGGGCAGCTGCTGGCCACCGCCACGCTGCTGCTGGACGCCGGTGCCGCCCGCGAGCCGAGCGGCCGCGAGGGCACCGCCGGGGTGCTGGCCAAGAGCCTGGAGGAGGGCACCACCGCCCGCGACTCGGCCGGCTACGCACTGGCCCTCGAAGGGCTGGGTGCCGAGCTGAGCACGTCGGTCGACTGGGACTCGTTCCGGGTCGGGGTGTCCGTGCCGGTCGGTCTGCTGCCGCAGGCGGTGCGGCTGATGGCCGAGGCCGCCCGCACCCCGCGGCTGGAGCCGGTGGATGTGGCGCGGGTGCGCGACGACGAGGCGACCGCGCTGCGGATGGACTGGGCGCAGCCGGGCCCACGCGCGGACGCCGCGTTGCGCGCCGACCTGTTCGGTGCGGGGGAACGCTACGGCCGCCCGTTGAACGGTGACCCCGACTCGGTCGCCGCGGTCACGGTCGAGGACGTCGTGTCGTTCCACGAGGCCTGGTTGCAGCGGCCCGGGGTGCTGCTGGTGGCCGGCGACCTCAACCGGCTCGACCTCGGGGAGCTGGCCGCGGCCGCGTTCGCCGGCACCGCCGGGGCGCAGCCCACCGTCGGGGGCCCGCTGGGCGTCCCGGCCGGCACCGCCCGGCGGGTGCTGCTGGTGGACCGGCCCGGCTCGGTGCAGTCCACGCTGCGGCTGGGCCACCGGGCCCCGGAACGCGCCCACCCCGACTACGTGCCGATCACGCTGGCCGCGACGGTGCTCGGCGGGGCCTTCACCTCCCGGCTCAACCACCTCATCCGCGAGGTCAAGGGCTACACGTACGGCATCCGCGCGGACTTCGCGATGACCCGCCGGTTCGGCCGGTTCGGGGTCAGCTCGTCGGTGCAGACCGCGGTCACCGCGCCCGCGCTGGTCGACACGGTCGGCGAGATCGCCCGCACGCACGCCGGTGGTGTCACCGAGGAGGAGCTGGCGGTCGCCCGCACCTGGCGGGCCGGGTCGCTGTCGGTGGACATGCAGACGCCCAGCTCGATCGCCGGGGCGCTGGCCACGCTGGTGATCCACGACCTGCCCGACGACTACTACCCGACGTTGCGCACCAAGCTGCTGGAGACCACGGCCGAGGAGGTGTCGGCCGCGGCGGCCGCCCACCTGCAGCCGGACGCGCTGACGCTGGTGGTCGAGGGCGACGCCGCGCTCATCCGGGACGAGCTGGTGGCCAGCGAAATCGGCGAGGTCGTGGACGTCGGCCGGTGA
- a CDS encoding LysR family transcriptional regulator, with protein sequence MDLLETRELRYFVTVAEELHFGRAAQRLTIAQPALSKAIQRIEARLRVQLFSRSSRSVTLTPAGAALLEHGRLALSAVAVAAQSAQRAGHQESLRLILKPGGDAGLLSGILAAYAQHPDARRVDLLFSGGPDRTGQLHDGRADVALLHAPFDDLTGLAYETLHTEDRVAVLPTGHRLARRGTIRRAELAGETFPGDGAVADVAQLVALVAVDRMVAVLPRSLVTPVPPGVACVPVADAEPSYLVAARREDDDRAIVRAFLAAAATPVTPR encoded by the coding sequence ATGGATCTGCTGGAGACCCGGGAGCTGCGATATTTCGTGACCGTGGCCGAGGAACTACATTTCGGCCGGGCCGCGCAGCGGCTCACGATCGCGCAACCGGCCCTGTCGAAGGCCATCCAGCGGATCGAGGCGCGGCTGCGGGTACAGCTGTTCAGCAGGTCGAGCCGCAGCGTCACGCTGACCCCGGCCGGCGCGGCCCTGCTGGAGCACGGCCGGCTCGCCCTGTCGGCGGTGGCCGTGGCCGCGCAGAGCGCGCAGCGGGCGGGCCATCAGGAGAGCCTGCGGCTGATCCTGAAGCCGGGCGGCGATGCCGGCCTGCTCTCCGGCATCCTCGCCGCCTACGCCCAGCACCCCGACGCCCGCCGGGTGGACCTCCTGTTCAGCGGCGGCCCCGACCGCACCGGCCAGCTGCACGACGGGCGGGCCGATGTCGCCCTGCTCCACGCCCCGTTCGACGACCTGACCGGCCTGGCCTACGAGACGCTGCACACCGAGGACCGGGTCGCGGTGCTGCCCACCGGCCATCGTCTTGCCCGGCGCGGGACGATCCGGCGGGCGGAACTGGCGGGGGAGACCTTCCCCGGGGACGGTGCGGTCGCCGATGTGGCTCAGCTGGTCGCCCTGGTCGCCGTCGACCGGATGGTCGCCGTGCTGCCGCGCTCGCTCGTGACGCCGGTGCCGCCGGGCGTGGCCTGCGTGCCGGTGGCGGACGCCGAGCCGAGCTACCTCGTCGCCGCCCGGCGGGAGGACGACGACCGGGCGATCGTCCGGGCGTTCCTGGCCGCCGCGGCCACCCCGGTCACACCGCGCTGA
- a CDS encoding endonuclease/exonuclease/phosphatase family protein produces the protein MTITSSEPVAKPVRVRRTVWHVLLWLLVLPGAAWVALRLVGGERGLLVQLFAFTPYVAAWSILPAVAALATRRWLVAALATVTVALFALTVLPRALPDHDRGPRTGVKLHVMTQNMLFGGADAEQIVRDVRDNDVAVLAVQEFTPEAATRLAQAGLGALLPYSSLGAEPGASGSGLYSRFPLTSPGVLRNGAGWRFAQAYGTIQPPGADPVLVESAHPAAPSALSVIGDWKSDLAHEPRADAKGTPRILLGDFNSTLDHKPLRDLVNSGYRDAAAATGKGLIGTWGPYDGDPIPPVTIDHVLVDKRLGVRDVSVHTTRASDHRAVIAEVVLPAR, from the coding sequence ATGACGATCACGAGCTCGGAGCCCGTTGCCAAGCCGGTGCGGGTCCGCCGGACCGTCTGGCACGTCCTGCTCTGGCTGCTGGTGCTGCCGGGCGCGGCCTGGGTGGCGCTGCGGCTCGTCGGCGGCGAGCGCGGGCTGCTGGTCCAGCTGTTCGCGTTCACCCCGTACGTCGCGGCGTGGTCGATCCTGCCGGCGGTTGCCGCGCTGGCGACCCGGCGGTGGCTGGTCGCGGCGCTTGCCACGGTGACCGTGGCGCTGTTCGCGCTCACCGTGCTGCCCCGGGCGCTGCCCGACCACGACCGCGGCCCGCGGACCGGGGTGAAGCTGCACGTCATGACCCAGAACATGCTGTTCGGCGGTGCGGACGCCGAGCAGATCGTGCGGGACGTACGCGACAACGACGTGGCCGTGCTGGCAGTGCAGGAGTTCACCCCGGAGGCCGCCACCAGGCTGGCTCAGGCGGGGCTCGGCGCGCTGCTGCCGTATTCGTCGCTGGGCGCCGAGCCGGGCGCGAGCGGATCGGGGCTGTACTCCCGCTTCCCGCTGACCAGCCCGGGCGTCCTGCGCAACGGCGCCGGGTGGCGGTTCGCCCAGGCGTACGGCACCATCCAGCCGCCCGGCGCCGACCCGGTGCTGGTGGAATCGGCTCACCCGGCGGCGCCGAGCGCTCTTTCCGTCATCGGCGACTGGAAGTCGGACCTGGCCCACGAGCCGCGCGCCGACGCCAAGGGCACACCCCGGATCCTGCTCGGCGACTTCAACTCGACGCTGGACCACAAGCCGCTGCGCGACCTGGTCAACAGCGGCTACCGGGACGCGGCGGCGGCCACCGGCAAGGGCCTGATCGGCACCTGGGGCCCGTACGACGGCGACCCCATCCCACCGGTCACCATCGACCACGTCCTGGTCGACAAGCGCCTCGGCGTGCGGGACGTCTCCGTGCACACCACCCGGGCCAGCGACCACCGTGCCGTCATCGCGGAGGTCGTTCTTCCGGCGCGCTGA
- the cimA gene encoding citramalate synthase has protein sequence MDYQVFDTTLRDGGQREGISYSVADKLAVARLLDEFGVGFIEGGWPGAMPKDTEFFERAKTELQLANAVLVAFGATRKAGVDVTQDPQVQALLDAGTPVVCVVAKSDIRHVERALRTTGEENLAMVRDTVRHLVANGRRAFVDCEHFFDGFRHDPGYTASVVTAAFEAGAERVVMCDTNGGMLPSMITAAIEDVVARTGVAPDRLGIHCQNDTSCAVANTIAAVEAGVKHFQCTANGYGERPGNADLFAVVSNLQLKLGLKVLPDGCLEQATRVSTALAEIANIAPDTHQAYVGAAAFAHKAGLHASAIKVDPLLYNHVDPSVVGNDMRILVTEMAGRASIELKSRELGLDLAGHPETLTEVTRKVKDLEAGGWSFEAADASFELLVRDALPGAALTRPFTLESYRAQVEHREDGQVISEATVKLRVRGERVIATAEGNGPVNALDEALRAALTQHYPELKDFELADYKVRILEGSHGSNAITRVLVETSNGVRDWTTVGVHENVVEASWKALTDALTYGLAPAKAAV, from the coding sequence ATGGACTACCAGGTCTTCGACACCACGTTGCGCGACGGCGGGCAGCGCGAGGGCATCAGCTACTCGGTGGCCGACAAACTGGCTGTCGCGCGGCTGCTCGACGAGTTCGGGGTGGGGTTCATCGAGGGTGGCTGGCCCGGCGCCATGCCCAAGGACACCGAGTTCTTCGAACGCGCCAAGACCGAGCTGCAGCTGGCCAACGCGGTCCTGGTCGCGTTCGGAGCCACCCGCAAGGCCGGTGTCGACGTGACCCAGGACCCGCAGGTGCAGGCGCTGCTCGACGCCGGGACGCCGGTGGTGTGCGTGGTGGCCAAGTCCGACATCCGGCACGTCGAGCGGGCGCTGCGCACGACCGGCGAGGAAAACCTGGCCATGGTCCGCGACACCGTACGGCACCTGGTCGCCAACGGCCGCCGCGCGTTCGTCGACTGCGAGCACTTCTTCGACGGCTTCCGCCACGACCCCGGGTACACCGCCTCGGTCGTCACGGCGGCGTTCGAGGCCGGTGCCGAACGGGTCGTCATGTGCGACACCAACGGGGGCATGCTGCCGTCCATGATCACCGCCGCGATCGAGGATGTCGTGGCCCGCACCGGGGTCGCCCCGGACCGGCTCGGCATCCACTGCCAGAACGACACCTCGTGCGCGGTGGCCAACACGATCGCCGCCGTCGAGGCGGGCGTCAAACACTTCCAGTGCACGGCCAACGGCTACGGCGAGCGGCCCGGCAACGCCGACCTGTTCGCCGTGGTCAGCAACCTGCAACTCAAACTCGGGCTGAAGGTCCTACCGGACGGCTGCCTCGAGCAGGCGACGCGGGTGTCCACCGCGCTCGCCGAGATCGCCAACATCGCCCCCGACACCCACCAGGCCTATGTCGGGGCCGCGGCGTTCGCCCACAAGGCGGGCCTGCACGCGAGCGCGATCAAAGTGGATCCGCTGCTCTACAACCACGTCGACCCGTCGGTGGTGGGCAACGACATGCGGATCCTGGTGACCGAGATGGCCGGCCGGGCCAGCATCGAGCTCAAGAGTCGTGAGCTGGGGCTGGACCTGGCCGGCCACCCGGAGACCCTCACCGAGGTGACCCGCAAGGTCAAGGATCTGGAGGCCGGGGGCTGGTCCTTCGAGGCCGCCGACGCCTCCTTCGAACTGCTGGTCCGCGACGCGCTGCCGGGTGCCGCCCTGACCCGGCCGTTCACCCTGGAGTCCTACCGGGCCCAGGTCGAGCATCGCGAGGACGGCCAGGTCATCTCCGAGGCCACCGTCAAGCTTCGGGTACGGGGAGAGCGCGTCATCGCCACGGCCGAGGGCAACGGCCCGGTCAACGCCCTCGACGAGGCCCTGCGCGCCGCCCTCACCCAGCACTATCCCGAGCTCAAGGACTTCGAGCTGGCCGACTACAAGGTCCGCATCCTCGAGGGCTCGCACGGCTCCAACGCCATCACCCGCGTCCTCGTCGAGACCAGCAACGGCGTCCGCGACTGGACCACGGTCGGCGTCCACGAGAACGTGGTCGAAGCCTCCTGGAAGGCCCTGACCGACGCTCTCACCTACGGCCTCGCCCCGGCCAAGGCCGCGGTCTGA
- a CDS encoding tyrosine-protein phosphatase has product MTHPRSLTFSTTYNFRDVGGYAGLDGREVRWRQLFRSDSLHRLRGDDLQTFGELGIRTVIDLRRTREIERHGRVPDAAGLTYHNPVIEHVDWETVPEPTGLPRARWLADRYLNFAEDGHAGLAAALGLIADPQAAPVVVHCMAGKDRTGVVCALTLSLLGVSDADIAEDYALTEASMVSLSAYLQSTSPDMVQDKYHMFECPQDAMLMFLDDLRARHGSVEAYVRDIGITAEQVTALRDHLLDPA; this is encoded by the coding sequence GTGACCCACCCCCGCAGCCTGACGTTCTCGACCACCTACAACTTCCGGGACGTCGGCGGCTACGCCGGGCTGGACGGCCGCGAGGTGCGCTGGCGGCAGTTGTTCCGCTCCGACTCGCTGCACCGGTTGCGGGGCGATGACCTGCAGACGTTCGGCGAGCTCGGCATCCGTACGGTGATCGACCTGCGGCGCACGCGGGAGATCGAGCGGCACGGCCGGGTGCCCGACGCGGCCGGGCTGACTTATCACAACCCGGTGATCGAGCACGTCGACTGGGAGACCGTGCCGGAACCGACCGGCCTGCCCCGGGCGCGCTGGCTGGCCGACCGCTACCTCAACTTCGCCGAGGACGGGCACGCCGGGCTGGCGGCGGCGCTCGGTCTGATCGCCGATCCGCAGGCGGCGCCGGTGGTCGTGCACTGCATGGCCGGCAAGGACCGCACGGGCGTGGTGTGTGCGCTGACCCTGTCGCTGCTCGGGGTGTCCGACGCGGACATCGCCGAGGACTACGCGCTGACCGAGGCGTCGATGGTCTCGCTGAGCGCGTACCTGCAGAGCACGAGCCCCGACATGGTGCAGGACAAGTACCACATGTTCGAGTGCCCGCAGGACGCGATGCTGATGTTCCTCGACGACCTGCGGGCGCGGCACGGCTCGGTCGAGGCGTACGTACGGGACATCGGGATCACCGCCGAGCAGGTGACCGCGCTGCGCGACCACCTGCTCGACCCGGCCTAG
- a CDS encoding serine protease — protein MDVPSQLQQQALWQCRAASRRFLEHSEDRQANLARREAGQPVIGTPAELEQRANRLMRAGEVVAESVIAAAQTETSRPKLLERVIGAAQDLLASSFLTRGARAAAGVARISLVDDGRELPLGTGFLVSPRLLMTNNHVLPDQDTAGRVELEFGAEMNVDNQPLTATRCRLDPATLFLTDTELDYTLVAVQVDADRPAPGASFGWSRLVAAQGKILVGEAVNIIGHPMGRRKEIAIRDNRLDVQLDRFLHYSTDTEPGNSGSPVFNDQWEVIALHHCGVARLDEQHQVLRRDGQVWHQGDADDQIDWIANEGARVSVILAHLRQQQVSADQRLLLAEMGPEAALGVAPAAVAPVAVAAPGGPGRQFEALHVGVAARPGALRGSHLVLLHGRSQQGKDPEELRRSWIAGLNQGLTLAGLGTLDPADAWFPFYGDRFADVVQGAEESLLTRVPAVETAADLMPAAPTTRALYETLVAQTAEAAGMPVGKAADESLEGLGGSLRGFAVARLQRQLSAIAARSGLDSFYIAQRLRDVAAYLDNEGVRQAVLDAVRQTLPDRGRMVIVSHSLGTVVALDLIAGLAPEVEVSLLVTAGSPLGLDAVYNRLRVGGPRRPARIGHWLNTWCPADAVAIGCPLRDDWGDQIEEIVADNPKDRAHSITEYLADPAVARTVAAALEPKA, from the coding sequence ATGGACGTGCCCAGTCAGCTGCAGCAGCAGGCGTTGTGGCAATGCCGGGCAGCATCCCGGCGATTCCTTGAGCACAGCGAGGACCGGCAGGCCAATCTGGCCAGGCGCGAGGCCGGTCAGCCGGTCATCGGCACCCCGGCGGAGCTGGAGCAGCGGGCCAACCGGCTGATGCGCGCCGGTGAGGTGGTCGCCGAGTCGGTGATCGCGGCGGCGCAGACCGAGACGTCCCGGCCCAAGCTGCTGGAACGGGTCATCGGCGCGGCGCAGGACCTGCTGGCGTCCAGTTTCCTCACCCGGGGCGCCCGGGCAGCCGCCGGCGTGGCCCGCATCTCGCTGGTCGACGACGGCCGCGAGCTGCCGCTGGGCACCGGCTTCCTGGTCTCGCCCCGGCTGCTGATGACCAACAACCACGTGCTGCCGGACCAGGACACCGCCGGTCGGGTGGAGCTGGAGTTCGGCGCCGAGATGAACGTCGACAACCAGCCGCTGACCGCGACGCGCTGCCGGCTCGACCCGGCGACGCTGTTCCTCACCGACACCGAGCTGGACTACACCCTCGTCGCCGTGCAGGTGGACGCCGACCGCCCGGCCCCCGGCGCGAGCTTCGGCTGGAGCCGGCTGGTGGCCGCGCAGGGCAAGATCCTGGTCGGCGAGGCGGTCAACATCATCGGCCACCCGATGGGCCGCCGCAAGGAGATCGCCATCCGTGACAACCGGCTCGACGTGCAGCTCGACCGGTTCCTGCACTACTCGACCGACACCGAGCCGGGCAACTCCGGTTCGCCGGTCTTCAACGACCAGTGGGAGGTCATCGCGCTGCACCACTGTGGCGTGGCCCGGCTCGACGAGCAGCACCAGGTGCTGCGCCGCGACGGCCAGGTGTGGCACCAGGGCGACGCCGACGACCAGATCGACTGGATCGCCAACGAGGGCGCCCGGGTCAGCGTGATCCTCGCCCACCTGCGGCAGCAGCAGGTGTCCGCCGATCAGCGACTCCTGCTGGCCGAGATGGGTCCGGAGGCCGCGCTCGGGGTGGCGCCGGCTGCCGTGGCCCCGGTCGCCGTCGCCGCACCGGGCGGTCCAGGGCGGCAGTTCGAGGCGTTGCACGTCGGTGTTGCCGCCCGACCCGGTGCGCTGCGCGGCAGCCATCTGGTGCTGCTGCACGGCCGCAGCCAGCAGGGCAAGGACCCGGAGGAACTGCGCCGGTCCTGGATCGCCGGGCTCAACCAGGGCCTGACGCTGGCCGGGCTCGGCACCCTCGACCCGGCCGATGCCTGGTTCCCGTTCTACGGTGACCGGTTCGCCGACGTCGTCCAAGGAGCCGAGGAATCCCTTTTGACCCGGGTGCCCGCTGTGGAGACCGCAGCGGATCTGATGCCCGCCGCGCCGACCACCCGCGCGCTGTACGAGACCCTGGTGGCGCAGACCGCGGAGGCCGCCGGGATGCCCGTCGGCAAGGCGGCCGACGAGTCGCTCGAAGGCCTCGGTGGCAGCCTCCGCGGCTTCGCGGTCGCGCGGCTGCAGCGGCAGCTCAGCGCGATAGCCGCCCGCAGCGGCCTGGACAGCTTCTACATCGCCCAGCGGCTGCGTGACGTCGCCGCGTATCTCGACAACGAGGGCGTCCGCCAGGCTGTGCTGGACGCCGTACGCCAGACGCTGCCCGACCGCGGCCGGATGGTGATCGTGAGCCACAGCCTGGGCACCGTCGTCGCGCTGGACCTGATCGCCGGGCTGGCCCCGGAGGTCGAGGTGTCGCTGCTGGTCACCGCCGGGAGCCCGCTGGGGCTGGACGCCGTCTACAACCGGCTGCGGGTGGGCGGCCCGCGCCGGCCGGCCCGGATCGGGCACTGGCTCAACACGTGGTGCCCGGCCGACGCGGTGGCGATCGGCTGCCCGCTGCGCGACGACTGGGGCGACCAGATCGAGGAGATCGTCGCGGACAACCCGAAGGACCGGGCGCACAGCATCACCGAGTACCTGGCCGACCCGGCGGTCGCCCGGACGGTCGCCGCGGCTCTCGAACCGAAGGCCTAG
- a CDS encoding branched-chain amino acid aminotransferase — MSGGDNLDFEIRPNPAPVSAADRATLLANPGFGRIFTDHMVTIRYAEGKGWYEPRVEARAPIPMDPASAVLHYAQEIFEGLKAYTLPDGGVAMFRPDANARRFADSAARMAMPALPVETFIRSLHEIIGIDRAWIPQSEEGSLYLRPFAYASEVFLGVRPAMEYLYLVIASPVGAYFSGGVKPVKVWVTPDYTRAAPGGTGAAKCGGNYAAGLSAQAEAIEHGCDQVVYLDAVERKYIDELGGMNIIFVLDDGSLVTPPLTGTILPGITRDSILKLAQRAGRKVEERPVSIDEWRDGARSGRIREAFACGTAAVVTPIGTVTSTEGEFTVADGGSGPVTMALRQELADIQRGRAEDPFGWVHRVF, encoded by the coding sequence ATGAGTGGTGGTGACAACCTCGACTTCGAGATCCGTCCGAATCCGGCTCCCGTCAGTGCCGCGGACCGCGCGACGCTGCTCGCCAACCCCGGCTTCGGCCGCATCTTCACGGACCACATGGTCACGATCCGCTACGCCGAGGGCAAGGGCTGGTACGAGCCCCGCGTCGAGGCCCGCGCGCCCATCCCGATGGACCCGGCGTCGGCTGTGCTGCACTACGCCCAGGAGATCTTCGAGGGGCTGAAGGCGTACACGCTGCCCGACGGCGGCGTCGCGATGTTCCGTCCGGACGCCAACGCCCGCCGCTTCGCCGACTCGGCAGCCCGGATGGCGATGCCCGCGCTGCCGGTCGAGACGTTCATCCGGTCGTTGCACGAGATCATCGGCATCGACCGCGCATGGATCCCGCAGAGCGAGGAGGGCAGCCTCTATCTGCGCCCGTTCGCCTACGCCAGCGAGGTCTTCCTCGGTGTGCGGCCCGCGATGGAATACCTCTACCTGGTCATCGCGTCGCCGGTGGGGGCCTACTTCAGCGGCGGGGTCAAGCCGGTCAAGGTGTGGGTCACGCCCGACTACACCCGTGCCGCGCCCGGTGGCACCGGCGCGGCGAAGTGTGGCGGCAACTACGCGGCGGGTCTGTCCGCGCAGGCCGAGGCCATCGAGCACGGCTGCGACCAGGTGGTCTACCTCGACGCTGTCGAACGGAAGTACATCGACGAGCTGGGCGGCATGAACATCATCTTCGTGCTGGACGACGGCTCGCTGGTCACGCCGCCGCTGACCGGCACGATCCTGCCGGGCATCACCCGCGACTCGATCCTCAAGCTGGCCCAGCGGGCCGGCCGCAAGGTCGAGGAGCGCCCGGTCAGCATCGACGAGTGGCGGGACGGTGCCCGCTCGGGCCGGATCCGCGAGGCGTTCGCGTGCGGCACGGCCGCGGTCGTCACGCCGATCGGCACGGTCACGTCCACCGAGGGCGAGTTCACCGTGGCCGACGGCGGTTCGGGTCCGGTCACCATGGCGCTGCGCCAGGAGCTGGCCGACATCCAGCGGGGCCGCGCCGAGGACCCGTTCGGCTGGGTCCACCGGGTGTTCTGA